Proteins from a genomic interval of Stenotrophomonas maltophilia:
- a CDS encoding 3-oxoacyl-ACP reductase: MQISEQLVLVTGAGRGLGQHIARAFAAQGARVIVNYHRSEAAARTLAAELGGQAIALPADVTDRAQVDAMLQHALAHFGQGVTTVVNNALAAFSFNGDARDGAADIGWPAFQAQFEGSVRGALNTVQAALPGMQARRFGRVINIGTNLFQNPVVPYHDYTAAKAALLSLTRTLAGDLGPHGITVNMLSGGLLRTTDASAATPEAVFDYIAANTPLRSVTTPAEFADAALFFASPWSRAVTGQNLVVDGGLVRD; encoded by the coding sequence ATGCAGATCAGCGAACAGCTGGTGCTGGTCACCGGTGCCGGCCGCGGCCTTGGCCAGCACATCGCCCGCGCGTTCGCTGCGCAGGGCGCGCGCGTCATCGTCAACTATCACCGCAGCGAAGCCGCCGCACGTACTCTGGCTGCCGAGCTGGGCGGGCAGGCGATCGCGCTGCCGGCCGACGTCACCGACCGCGCTCAGGTCGATGCGATGCTGCAGCACGCGCTGGCCCACTTCGGCCAAGGTGTCACCACCGTGGTCAACAACGCGCTGGCCGCTTTCTCGTTCAATGGCGATGCCCGCGACGGCGCCGCGGATATCGGCTGGCCGGCCTTCCAGGCGCAGTTCGAGGGCAGCGTGCGCGGCGCGCTGAACACCGTGCAGGCCGCCCTGCCCGGCATGCAGGCGCGTCGCTTCGGCCGCGTGATCAACATCGGCACCAACCTGTTCCAGAATCCGGTGGTGCCCTACCACGACTACACCGCCGCCAAGGCCGCACTGCTGTCGCTGACCCGCACCCTGGCCGGCGACCTGGGCCCGCATGGCATCACCGTGAACATGCTGTCCGGTGGCCTGCTGCGCACCACCGATGCCAGTGCCGCCACGCCGGAAGCAGTATTCGACTACATCGCTGCCAACACCCCGCTGCGCAGCGTCACCACGCCGGCCGAGTTCGCCGATGCCGCGCTGTTCTTCGCCAGTCCCTGGTCGCGCGCGGTAACCGGCCAGAACCTGGTGGTCGATGGCGGGCTGGTGCGGGACTGA
- a CDS encoding hydroxymethylglutaryl-CoA lyase yields MSDYVRIVEVGPRDGLQNEKQSVSTADKIELINRLSATGLRSIEATSFVSPKWIPQLADAAEVYAGIQRRPGIHYPVLVPNEQGYDRARAVGVEEVAVFTAASEAFNRTNTNAGIDESLARFEPILRRAAADGVRVRGYVSTVLGCPYQGDVPLADVVRVARALHQMGCYEISLGDTIGVGTPRKARAMLQAVAAEIPMAALAVHFHDTYGQAIANIATCLEEGVRVVDSAVSGAGGCPYAKGASGNVASEDVVYLLQGLGLDSGVDLPALAETGRWLAGLLGRATASRTGQALAAAG; encoded by the coding sequence ATGAGCGACTACGTCCGCATCGTCGAGGTCGGCCCGCGTGACGGCCTGCAGAACGAAAAGCAGTCGGTCTCCACCGCCGACAAGATCGAACTGATCAACCGCCTGTCGGCCACCGGCCTGCGCAGCATCGAAGCGACCAGCTTCGTCAGCCCGAAGTGGATCCCGCAGCTGGCCGACGCCGCCGAGGTCTATGCCGGCATCCAGCGCCGGCCGGGCATCCACTACCCGGTACTGGTGCCGAACGAACAGGGCTACGACCGTGCCCGTGCGGTGGGCGTGGAGGAAGTGGCGGTGTTCACCGCCGCGTCCGAGGCGTTCAACCGCACCAACACCAATGCCGGCATCGACGAATCGCTGGCCCGCTTCGAGCCGATCCTGCGCCGTGCCGCCGCCGATGGCGTGCGCGTGCGCGGCTACGTCTCCACCGTGCTCGGCTGCCCCTACCAGGGCGACGTACCGCTGGCCGACGTGGTGCGGGTGGCGCGCGCCCTGCACCAGATGGGCTGTTACGAAATCTCGCTGGGCGACACCATCGGCGTCGGCACCCCGCGCAAGGCACGGGCCATGCTGCAGGCGGTGGCCGCCGAGATTCCGATGGCAGCACTGGCCGTGCACTTCCACGACACCTACGGCCAGGCCATCGCCAACATCGCCACCTGCCTTGAAGAAGGCGTGCGCGTAGTCGACAGTGCCGTCTCCGGCGCCGGTGGCTGCCCGTATGCGAAGGGCGCCAGCGGCAACGTCGCCAGCGAAGACGTGGTCTACCTGCTGCAGGGCCTGGGCCTGGACAGCGGCGTGGACCTGCCGGCACTGGCCGAGACCGGCCGCTGGTTGGCCGGCCTGCTCGGCCGCGCCACCGCCAGCCGCACCGGGCAGGCGCTGGCCGCCGCCGGTTGA
- a CDS encoding nuclear transport factor 2 family protein, which yields MERDIVEDLHERQLAALEQRLRQALLDDDHDALTALVSPALFMMDGQGGRMLDLPWLGDWLAGNLQVRSLQSYTVETLLCGRLALLSSDVRLSVRGQGQERELKLRLLRVWTCSSGESGAQLLSMAVLAA from the coding sequence ATGGAACGGGACATCGTTGAAGACCTGCATGAGCGGCAGCTGGCAGCGCTGGAACAGCGCCTGCGGCAGGCATTGCTGGATGACGACCACGATGCGCTGACCGCGCTGGTATCGCCGGCATTGTTCATGATGGACGGGCAGGGCGGGCGCATGCTCGATCTGCCCTGGCTGGGCGACTGGCTGGCCGGAAACCTGCAGGTGCGCAGCCTGCAGTCGTACACGGTGGAAACGCTGCTGTGCGGGCGCCTCGCATTGTTGTCCAGCGACGTGCGCTTGTCGGTGCGCGGGCAGGGCCAGGAGCGCGAGCTGAAACTGCGGCTGCTGCGGGTGTGGACCTGCAGTTCCGGCGAAAGCGGCGCACAGCTGTTGTCGATGGCGGTACTGGCCGCATGA
- a CDS encoding MerR family transcriptional regulator produces the protein MRISEVSRLTGASAKAIRLYEARGLLPPVPRLNRYRDYSEQDVAWVQLIRQALGLGITLAAISRLQGRDGRLDWPAVLALLEQQRSRIASERVRLAQVERDLQQVSDELQQWLHSGSGDCILEPSGCTTPV, from the coding sequence ATGCGCATCTCCGAGGTCAGCCGCCTGACCGGTGCCAGCGCCAAGGCCATCCGCCTGTACGAGGCGCGTGGACTGCTGCCGCCGGTGCCACGCCTGAACCGCTATCGCGACTACAGCGAACAGGACGTGGCCTGGGTGCAGCTGATCCGCCAGGCACTGGGGCTGGGCATCACCCTGGCCGCGATCTCGCGCCTGCAGGGCCGTGATGGTCGGCTCGACTGGCCAGCGGTGCTGGCCTTGCTGGAGCAGCAGCGCAGCCGCATTGCCAGCGAGCGGGTGCGGCTGGCGCAGGTCGAGCGCGACCTGCAGCAGGTCAGCGACGAACTGCAGCAGTGGCTGCACTCCGGCAGCGGCGACTGCATCCTGGAACCCAGCGGCTGCACCACCCCGGTTTGA
- a CDS encoding VOC family protein translates to MLDHLGLTSADLARSKSFFLQALAPLQIGVVMEVTAEQTGAHDHIGFGSDGKPFFWLGNGGTASHGVHVAFACASRTQVDAFHAAALAAGGRDNGAPGLRPWYHPDYYGAFVLDPDGNNIEAVCHRPAAGVTA, encoded by the coding sequence ATGCTCGATCATCTTGGTTTGACCAGCGCCGACCTGGCGCGCAGCAAGTCCTTCTTCCTGCAGGCGCTGGCACCTCTGCAGATTGGCGTGGTGATGGAAGTCACCGCCGAACAGACCGGCGCCCATGACCACATCGGCTTCGGCAGCGACGGCAAGCCGTTCTTCTGGCTCGGCAATGGCGGTACCGCCAGCCACGGCGTGCACGTGGCCTTCGCCTGCGCCAGCCGCACCCAGGTGGACGCCTTCCATGCCGCCGCCCTCGCCGCCGGCGGCCGCGACAACGGTGCGCCGGGCCTGCGCCCGTGGTACCACCCCGACTACTACGGTGCCTTCGTGCTGGACCCGGATGGCAACAACATCGAGGCGGTCTGCCACCGCCCCGCCGCCGGGGTGACCGCATGA
- a CDS encoding NAD(P)H-dependent oxidoreductase: MSRSILILLGHPDRDSLCGALAQRYATAAENAGHRVRLIALGELVFDPVLRHGYRQIQPLEADLQDAADAIEACDHLVLVYPTWWGAMPALLKGFFDRVLLPGYAFRYRRDSVWWDRLLAGRSARVITTLDTPPWYYRWIYRDPGITQIRATLLEFCGIRPVRVSRLGAVRSSTPAQRSTWLALAAELGSRAT; this comes from the coding sequence GTGTCCCGCTCCATCCTGATCCTGCTCGGCCATCCTGACCGTGACAGCCTGTGCGGCGCCCTCGCCCAGCGCTATGCCACGGCCGCCGAGAACGCCGGCCACCGGGTGCGCCTGATCGCATTGGGTGAACTCGTGTTCGATCCGGTGCTGCGCCATGGCTATCGCCAGATCCAGCCACTGGAAGCCGACCTGCAGGACGCCGCCGATGCGATCGAGGCCTGCGATCATCTGGTGCTGGTCTACCCCACCTGGTGGGGCGCGATGCCGGCGCTGCTGAAGGGCTTCTTCGACCGCGTGCTGCTGCCGGGGTACGCCTTCCGCTACCGGCGCGACTCAGTGTGGTGGGACCGGTTGCTGGCCGGGCGCAGCGCACGGGTGATCACCACGCTGGATACACCCCCCTGGTACTACCGCTGGATCTACCGCGACCCGGGCATCACCCAGATCCGCGCCACCCTCCTGGAGTTCTGCGGCATCCGCCCGGTGCGGGTCAGCCGCCTCGGCGCGGTACGCAGCAGTACTCCGGCACAACGCAGCACGTGGCTGGCGCTGGCGGCAGAGCTCGGATCACGGGCCACGTAG
- a CDS encoding enoyl-CoA hydratase/isomerase family protein, whose amino-acid sequence MNDALQIERSGAVLTLWLNRPELHNAFDAGLIARLTAALEAAGHDASVRAVVLAGHGASFSAGADMQWMRGMAAASEADNREDSLALARLMRTLDELPKPTLARVHGAAFGGGVGLVACCDIAIASTSARFGLTESRLGLLPAVISPYVIEAIGPRQARRWFATGEHFDGETALRIGLVHQLVEPERLDEAVQRQLALLDKAGPIASSSAKQLVRQVRDSHDRDALDRDNAALIARLRVSAEGQEGLGAFLDKRAPHWVTEA is encoded by the coding sequence ATGAACGATGCTTTGCAGATCGAGCGCAGCGGCGCCGTCCTCACCCTCTGGCTGAACCGGCCGGAGCTGCACAACGCCTTTGACGCCGGGCTGATCGCCCGGCTGACCGCCGCACTGGAGGCCGCCGGCCACGATGCTTCGGTGCGCGCGGTGGTACTGGCCGGCCACGGCGCCTCCTTCTCGGCCGGTGCCGACATGCAGTGGATGCGCGGCATGGCTGCGGCCAGCGAGGCCGACAACCGCGAGGACTCGCTGGCACTGGCGCGACTGATGCGCACCCTGGACGAGCTGCCCAAGCCGACCCTGGCCCGGGTCCACGGCGCGGCCTTCGGTGGCGGCGTCGGCCTGGTTGCCTGCTGCGACATTGCCATTGCCAGCACCTCGGCCCGTTTCGGCCTGACCGAAAGCCGCCTGGGCCTGCTGCCGGCGGTGATCTCGCCCTATGTGATCGAGGCCATCGGCCCGCGCCAGGCCCGTCGCTGGTTCGCCACCGGCGAGCACTTCGACGGCGAAACCGCGCTGCGCATCGGCCTGGTCCACCAGCTGGTCGAGCCCGAGCGCCTGGACGAGGCGGTGCAGCGCCAGCTGGCACTGCTCGACAAGGCCGGTCCGATCGCCTCCTCCAGCGCCAAGCAGCTGGTGCGGCAGGTGCGTGACAGCCATGACCGCGACGCACTGGATCGCGATAATGCCGCCCTGATCGCGCGCCTGCGGGTGTCCGCCGAGGGCCAGGAAGGCCTGGGCGCCTTCCTCGACAAGCGCGCGCCCCATTGGGTCACGGAAGCCTGA
- a CDS encoding 4-hydroxy-tetrahydrodipicolinate reductase: protein MGQALLRLAAEQPETLQIVAAVTGRAPAQRVVDGVPFFGASELPGAPVFDVAIDFSLPEGFDPMLALCVERGAGLVSGTTGISSTQRQALEAAAAKIPLVWASNFSLGVAVLDELVERAAQALAGWDCDIVESHHTQKKDAPSGTALTLGAAAQRGGAEPHYASLRAGDIVGEHLVQFTGLGERIELVHRATNRDIFARGALFAARQLQGRAAGSYRVRDLLQ from the coding sequence ATGGGCCAGGCCCTGCTGCGGCTGGCCGCCGAACAACCCGAAACCCTGCAGATCGTGGCTGCGGTAACCGGCCGTGCGCCGGCGCAGCGCGTGGTTGACGGTGTGCCGTTCTTCGGCGCCAGCGAACTGCCTGGCGCGCCGGTGTTCGATGTGGCGATCGACTTCAGCCTGCCGGAGGGTTTCGACCCGATGCTGGCGTTGTGCGTGGAGCGCGGGGCAGGGCTGGTGTCGGGCACCACCGGCATCTCCAGCACGCAGCGCCAGGCGCTGGAGGCCGCGGCGGCGAAGATCCCGCTGGTCTGGGCATCGAACTTCAGCCTGGGCGTGGCGGTACTGGACGAACTGGTGGAGCGTGCGGCGCAGGCGCTGGCCGGCTGGGACTGCGACATCGTCGAATCGCACCACACCCAGAAGAAGGACGCGCCATCGGGCACCGCGCTGACCCTGGGCGCGGCCGCGCAGCGGGGCGGGGCGGAGCCGCATTACGCCAGCCTGCGTGCCGGTGACATCGTGGGCGAGCACCTGGTGCAGTTCACCGGGCTGGGCGAGCGCATCGAGCTGGTGCACCGGGCAACCAACCGCGACATCTTCGCCCGCGGCGCCCTGTTCGCCGCCCGCCAGCTGCAGGGCCGGGCGGCGGGCAGCTACCGGGTAAGGGACCTGCTGCAGTAA
- the yeiP gene encoding elongation factor P-like protein YeiP, translated as MKANDIKKGNVVEFNNGVYQIRDIERSSPQGRGGNVRFRFIMYSVPGGNKLDASFDADDSLVEVELLRRQSTYSYKDGDAFVFLDDEDYTPYTLDADVIGDDAGYITDGLTGIYVQVIDEQPVAIQLPASVVLEVIETPPELKGGTATKRPKPAKLNTGIEIMVPEYIVNGERVLVNTATGEFAGRAD; from the coding sequence ATGAAAGCCAACGACATCAAGAAGGGCAACGTCGTCGAGTTCAACAACGGCGTGTACCAGATCCGCGACATCGAGCGCAGCTCGCCGCAGGGTCGCGGCGGCAACGTCCGCTTCCGCTTCATCATGTACAGCGTGCCGGGCGGCAACAAGCTCGATGCCAGCTTCGATGCCGACGACAGCCTGGTCGAGGTCGAACTGCTGCGCCGCCAGTCCACGTATTCGTACAAGGACGGCGACGCCTTCGTCTTCCTCGATGATGAGGACTACACCCCCTACACCCTGGACGCGGACGTGATCGGCGACGACGCCGGCTACATCACCGACGGCCTGACCGGCATCTACGTGCAGGTGATCGACGAGCAGCCGGTGGCGATCCAGTTGCCGGCCTCGGTGGTGCTGGAAGTGATCGAGACGCCGCCGGAACTGAAGGGCGGCACCGCCACCAAGCGCCCGAAGCCGGCCAAGCTCAACACCGGCATCGAGATCATGGTGCCGGAGTACATCGTCAACGGCGAACGCGTGCTGGTGAACACCGCCACCGGCGAATTCGCTGGCCGTGCCGACTAA
- a CDS encoding DUF6587 family protein, giving the protein MDTGLLIQYLIIAVAVLVSAWVVLKKQFPGTVRKLRGALALALLKPDRAAWLQALGRKVAPPASGGAGACGGCDSCGPTKK; this is encoded by the coding sequence ATGGATACCGGCCTGCTGATCCAGTACCTGATCATCGCGGTGGCCGTGCTGGTCAGTGCCTGGGTGGTGCTGAAGAAGCAGTTCCCCGGCACCGTGCGCAAGCTGCGCGGGGCGCTGGCGCTGGCTTTGCTGAAGCCGGACCGTGCTGCCTGGCTGCAGGCGCTGGGGCGGAAGGTCGCGCCGCCGGCCAGCGGCGGTGCTGGCGCCTGTGGTGGCTGCGACAGCTGCGGGCCAACGAAAAAATAG
- a CDS encoding FeoA family protein produces the protein MTLSELPLHTSAVVESVQDLHANDAIARRLRELGFVKGEEVRLVAKGPVGGEPLLVQVGFTRFALRISEAKRVVVDAASQERRA, from the coding sequence ATGACGCTGTCCGAACTGCCGCTGCACACCTCGGCCGTGGTCGAGTCCGTGCAGGACCTGCATGCCAACGATGCCATCGCCCGTCGCCTGCGCGAGCTGGGTTTCGTGAAGGGCGAGGAAGTACGCCTGGTGGCCAAGGGTCCGGTGGGGGGCGAACCGCTGCTGGTGCAGGTCGGGTTCACCCGTTTCGCGCTGCGGATCAGTGAAGCCAAGCGGGTCGTGGTCGACGCCGCCAGCCAGGAACGACGCGCATGA
- a CDS encoding SDR family oxidoreductase, giving the protein MQLSSVRAVITGGVSGLGLAVAQHLVAQGGKVALFDLNDDKGAAAVAGLGADKARYFNVNVSDEAAVAAAIDQAHDFLGGLNVAMNCAGILGAGRVLGKEGPMPLAGFQGTVMVNLVGSFNVAKAAANRMQHNEAGTDGERGVIINTASIAAYEGQIGQAAYAASKGGVVSMTLPMARELSRFGIRVNTIAPGVFWTPMVDGMPEAVQQSLAASIPFPSRLGKPEDFASLVGFILGNTYLNGETIRLDGATRLAPK; this is encoded by the coding sequence ATGCAGCTGTCTTCCGTACGTGCCGTGATCACTGGCGGCGTCTCCGGCCTCGGCCTGGCTGTGGCCCAGCACCTCGTCGCCCAGGGCGGCAAGGTGGCCCTGTTCGACCTCAACGACGACAAGGGCGCTGCCGCCGTCGCCGGGCTGGGTGCCGACAAGGCCCGCTATTTCAACGTCAACGTCAGCGATGAGGCGGCCGTGGCTGCGGCCATCGACCAGGCCCACGACTTCCTCGGCGGCCTGAACGTGGCGATGAACTGCGCCGGCATCCTCGGCGCCGGCCGCGTGCTCGGCAAGGAAGGCCCGATGCCGCTGGCCGGCTTCCAGGGCACGGTGATGGTCAACCTGGTCGGCAGCTTCAACGTCGCCAAGGCCGCCGCCAACCGCATGCAGCACAATGAAGCCGGCACCGACGGCGAGCGCGGCGTGATCATCAACACCGCCAGCATCGCCGCCTATGAAGGCCAGATCGGCCAGGCCGCGTATGCGGCCAGCAAGGGCGGCGTGGTCTCGATGACGCTGCCGATGGCACGCGAACTGTCGCGCTTCGGCATCCGCGTCAACACGATTGCCCCGGGCGTGTTCTGGACGCCGATGGTCGACGGCATGCCTGAGGCCGTGCAGCAGTCGCTGGCCGCCTCGATTCCGTTCCCGTCGCGCCTGGGCAAGCCGGAAGACTTCGCCAGCCTGGTCGGCTTCATCCTCGGCAACACCTACCTCAACGGCGAGACCATCCGCCTGGACGGCGCTACCCGCCTCGCTCCGAAGTGA
- the feoB gene encoding ferrous iron transport protein B has protein sequence MTATATAAPLRIALVGNPNSGKTALFNQLTGSRQKVANYTGVTVERKEGRLRAPSGREFAVLDLPGAYSLHPASLDEAITRDLCRGFYPGEAAPDVLLCVIDATNLRLHLRFALELRELGKPMVVALNMVDAAQRRGIQVDVAALERELGVPVVETVAVRKQGAKALVERLDAMVPHLDAPVPGPEGGIDYHAKVREILSVAVRMPARTAKVDDALDRWLLHPVFGLISLAVVMFLIFQAVYAWATPLMDAIEAGFAWLGAFVGSVLPEGPLASLLTDGIIAGVGGVVVFLPQILILFFFILVLEESGYLPRAAFLLDRMMAAAGLSGRSFIPLLSSFACAVPGIMSTRSIQDPRDRLATILVAPLMTCSARLPVYALLIGAFIPQKTVWGVFNQQGLVLFGLYAAGILSALAMSWIMKKWRRDKSEHPLMLELPSYRLPHVRDLAVGLYERGMIFLKRVGGIILALTILLWVLLSFPAAPARATMPAIDYSYAGQIGHAMAVFFAPLGFNWQICIALIPGLAAREVAVASLATVYALSAADDDAASQALTPLISDGWSLATALSLLVWYIYAPMCISTLATIKRETNSWKQMGFAAFYLFAAAYVAALITYQVTKALGGG, from the coding sequence ATGACCGCCACTGCCACTGCCGCCCCCCTGCGCATTGCGCTGGTCGGTAACCCCAACAGCGGCAAGACCGCACTGTTCAACCAGCTGACCGGTAGCCGGCAGAAGGTTGCCAATTACACCGGCGTCACTGTCGAACGCAAGGAAGGCCGCCTGCGTGCGCCGTCCGGCCGTGAATTCGCGGTGCTGGACCTGCCGGGCGCCTACAGCCTGCACCCGGCCAGCCTGGACGAGGCGATCACCCGCGACCTGTGCCGGGGTTTCTACCCGGGCGAAGCCGCACCGGACGTGCTTCTGTGCGTGATCGACGCCACCAACCTGCGCCTGCACCTGCGTTTCGCGCTGGAACTGCGCGAGCTGGGCAAGCCGATGGTGGTGGCCCTTAACATGGTCGATGCCGCCCAGCGCCGTGGCATCCAGGTGGACGTGGCCGCGCTGGAGCGCGAGCTGGGCGTGCCGGTGGTGGAGACCGTGGCGGTGCGCAAGCAGGGCGCCAAGGCCCTGGTCGAGCGCCTCGATGCGATGGTGCCGCACCTTGATGCGCCGGTGCCGGGCCCGGAAGGTGGCATCGACTACCACGCCAAGGTGCGTGAGATCCTGTCGGTGGCCGTGCGCATGCCGGCGCGGACCGCGAAGGTCGACGATGCGCTGGACCGCTGGCTGCTGCACCCGGTGTTCGGCCTGATCAGCCTGGCCGTGGTGATGTTCCTGATCTTCCAGGCGGTGTACGCCTGGGCGACGCCGCTGATGGATGCCATCGAGGCCGGCTTCGCCTGGCTCGGTGCCTTCGTCGGCAGCGTGCTGCCGGAAGGCCCGCTGGCCAGCCTGCTGACCGACGGCATCATCGCCGGTGTCGGTGGCGTGGTGGTGTTCCTGCCGCAGATCCTGATCCTGTTCTTCTTCATCCTGGTGCTGGAGGAATCCGGCTACCTGCCGCGTGCGGCGTTCCTGCTCGACCGCATGATGGCCGCCGCTGGCCTGTCCGGCCGCTCGTTCATCCCGCTGCTGTCCAGCTTCGCCTGCGCGGTGCCGGGCATCATGTCCACCCGCAGCATCCAGGACCCGCGTGACCGCCTGGCCACGATCCTGGTGGCGCCACTGATGACCTGTTCCGCACGCCTGCCGGTGTACGCGCTGCTGATCGGTGCGTTCATCCCGCAGAAGACGGTGTGGGGCGTGTTCAACCAGCAGGGCCTGGTGCTGTTCGGCCTGTACGCGGCCGGCATCCTCAGCGCGCTGGCGATGTCGTGGATCATGAAGAAGTGGCGCCGCGACAAGAGCGAGCATCCGCTGATGCTGGAGCTGCCCTCGTACCGCCTGCCGCACGTGCGCGACCTGGCGGTCGGCCTGTACGAGCGCGGCATGATCTTCCTCAAGCGCGTCGGCGGCATCATCCTGGCGCTGACCATCCTGCTGTGGGTGCTGTTGTCGTTCCCGGCCGCTCCGGCGAGGGCCACGATGCCGGCCATCGACTACAGCTACGCCGGCCAGATCGGCCATGCGATGGCCGTGTTCTTTGCGCCGCTGGGCTTCAACTGGCAGATCTGCATCGCGCTGATCCCGGGCCTGGCCGCGCGTGAAGTGGCGGTGGCTTCTCTGGCCACGGTGTACGCGCTGTCCGCGGCCGATGACGATGCCGCCAGCCAGGCACTGACCCCGCTGATCAGCGATGGCTGGTCGCTGGCCACCGCGTTGTCGCTGCTGGTCTGGTACATCTACGCCCCGATGTGCATCTCGACGCTGGCCACCATCAAGCGCGAGACCAACTCGTGGAAGCAGATGGGCTTCGCCGCGTTCTACCTGTTTGCCGCGGCTTACGTGGCCGCACTGATCACCTACCAGGTGACCAAGGCGCTGGGAGGCGGCTGA
- a CDS encoding COG3650 family protein: MRVVPSLLAASLGSVLAACQPAQSPTAGGNDTPPAMPQPSASTAGGSETTYQCGDLNVRATFNGEDAATVVIGERTFAMTSERAASGAKYGDGQGNSFWTKGSDDGLLSLKGEADRECHAVEATEGDGSAGNAAFRATGNEPGWLAVVDGDTPGLQVEVDYGERRFDVAKPTEGADGWSGKASDGTDVKLSFQRTTCQDDMSGEAFEAKVNLTIGTRQYHGCGNFGAKQP, translated from the coding sequence ATGCGTGTAGTTCCCAGTCTGTTGGCAGCCTCCCTCGGGTCGGTGCTGGCCGCGTGCCAGCCAGCCCAGTCACCCACTGCGGGCGGCAATGACACTCCGCCTGCCATGCCGCAGCCAAGTGCCAGCACCGCAGGTGGCAGCGAGACCACCTATCAGTGTGGTGATCTGAACGTGCGTGCGACCTTCAATGGCGAAGACGCCGCCACGGTGGTGATCGGCGAACGCACCTTCGCCATGACCTCCGAGCGGGCGGCGTCCGGCGCCAAGTATGGCGATGGCCAGGGCAACAGCTTCTGGACCAAGGGTAGCGATGATGGCCTGCTGAGCCTGAAGGGCGAGGCCGACCGCGAGTGCCATGCAGTGGAGGCCACCGAAGGCGATGGCAGTGCCGGCAATGCCGCGTTCCGTGCCACCGGCAATGAACCCGGCTGGCTTGCGGTTGTCGACGGCGACACGCCGGGCCTGCAGGTGGAAGTGGATTACGGTGAGCGTCGTTTCGATGTCGCCAAGCCCACCGAAGGTGCTGACGGATGGAGTGGCAAGGCGTCTGATGGCACCGACGTCAAGCTCAGCTTCCAGCGCACTACCTGCCAGGACGATATGAGTGGCGAGGCGTTCGAGGCCAAGGTGAATCTGACCATCGGCACCCGCCAGTACCACGGCTGCGGCAATTTCGGCGCGAAGCAGCCGTAA